From Apium graveolens cultivar Ventura chromosome 9, ASM990537v1, whole genome shotgun sequence, the proteins below share one genomic window:
- the LOC141684710 gene encoding auxin-responsive protein IAA26-like isoform X4 has translation MGKESSQRCCGKGMVVELQNTERQQANLPDACAVNEKDGPNISQRRTAPALVVGWPPIRSFRKNIASSTSSKLKVEPKQQNVAPTQKSTSKKQVEISCRGLFVKINMDGVPIGRKVDLKAYDSYDKLSRAVDELFRGLLAAQRDPCDDQIQNSDKREALITGLLDGRGEYTLLYEDNEGDRMLVGDVPWHMFVHTVKRLRVLKSSELPSLYSGSKGEERNLSDAALKKQRGLARSPGCS, from the exons ATGGGAAAAGAGTCATCTCAGAGGTGTTGCGGTAAAGGGATGGTAGTAGAGTTGCAGAATACTGAAAGGCAACAGGCTAACTTACCAGATGCTTGTGCCGTAAATGAGAAAGATGGACCAAATATTTCTCAGAGAAG AACTGCTCCTGCTCTAGTTGTTGGATGGCCTCCAATTAGATCATTTAGGAAGAATATTGCAAGTAGCACTTCGTCAAAATTGAAAGTTGAGCCCAAGCAACAGAATGTAGCTCCAACACAGAAGAGTACCAGTAAAAAGCAGGTAGAAATTAGTTGTAGAGGATTGTTTGTGAAGATCAATATGGATGGAGTCCCAATTGGAAGAAAAGTCGATCTTAAAGCTTATGATAGCTACGATAAACTATCTCGTGCAGTTGATGAACTTTTTAGAGGTCTCTTAGCAG CTCAAAGAGATCCTTGTGATGACCAAATCCAGAACAGCGACAAGAGGGAAGCGTTAATTACAGGGTTATTAGATGGAAGAGGGGAATATACGCTTTTGTACGAAGACAATGAAGGAGACAGGATGCTTGTTGGAGATGTACCATGGCA CATGTTTGTACACACTGTCAAGAGGCTACGCGTACTGAAAAGCTCTGAACTTCCTTCACTATATT CTGGTAGTAAAGGGGAAGAAAGGAACCTGTCTGATGCTGCATTGAAAAAACAAAGAG gccttgctcgaagtcctggctgctcttga
- the LOC141684710 gene encoding auxin-responsive protein IAA2-like isoform X1, whose protein sequence is MSGGYKEPNSQNGIVGRTGAGKSSILNVLFRLNQFSGGHILVDGVNIANILLRDLHSHFSVVPQPPFLFEGSLRTAPALVVGWPPIRSFRKNIASSTSSKLKVEPKQQNVAPTQKSTSKKQVEISCRGLFVKINMDGVPIGRKVDLKAYDSYDKLSRAVDELFRGLLAAQRDPCDDQIQNSDKREALITGLLDGRGEYTLLYEDNEGDRMLVGDVPWHMFVHTVKRLRVLKSSELPSLYSGSKGEERNLSDAALKKQRGLARSPGCS, encoded by the exons ATGAGTGGAGGATATAAAGAGCCTAATTCTCAG AATGGAATTGTTGGCAGAACAGGTGCTGGAAAGTCAAGCATTTTAAATGTGTTATTTCGCCTTAATCAATTCTCCGGAGGTCATATTTTGGTCGATGGAGTAAATATTGCTAATATTTTATTAAGAGACCTTCATTCCCATTTCTCTGTTGTTCCACAGCCTCCATTTCTTTTTGAAGGATCTTTAAG AACTGCTCCTGCTCTAGTTGTTGGATGGCCTCCAATTAGATCATTTAGGAAGAATATTGCAAGTAGCACTTCGTCAAAATTGAAAGTTGAGCCCAAGCAACAGAATGTAGCTCCAACACAGAAGAGTACCAGTAAAAAGCAGGTAGAAATTAGTTGTAGAGGATTGTTTGTGAAGATCAATATGGATGGAGTCCCAATTGGAAGAAAAGTCGATCTTAAAGCTTATGATAGCTACGATAAACTATCTCGTGCAGTTGATGAACTTTTTAGAGGTCTCTTAGCAG CTCAAAGAGATCCTTGTGATGACCAAATCCAGAACAGCGACAAGAGGGAAGCGTTAATTACAGGGTTATTAGATGGAAGAGGGGAATATACGCTTTTGTACGAAGACAATGAAGGAGACAGGATGCTTGTTGGAGATGTACCATGGCA CATGTTTGTACACACTGTCAAGAGGCTACGCGTACTGAAAAGCTCTGAACTTCCTTCACTATATT CTGGTAGTAAAGGGGAAGAAAGGAACCTGTCTGATGCTGCATTGAAAAAACAAAGAG gccttgctcgaagtcctggctgctcttga
- the LOC141684710 gene encoding auxin-responsive protein IAA26-like isoform X3 — MSGGYKEPNSQNGIVGRTGAGKSSILNVLFRLNQFSGGHILVDGVNIANILLRDLHSHFSVVPQPPFLFEGSLRTAPALVVGWPPIRSFRKNIASSTSSKLKVEPKQQNVAPTQKSTSKKQVEISCRGLFVKINMDGVPIGRKVDLKAYDSYDKLSRAVDELFRGLLAAQRDPCDDQIQNSDKREALITGLLDGRGEYTLLYEDNEGDRMLVGDVPWHMFVHTVKRLRVLKSSELPSLYSGSKGEERNLSDAALKKQRGKQNQ; from the exons ATGAGTGGAGGATATAAAGAGCCTAATTCTCAG AATGGAATTGTTGGCAGAACAGGTGCTGGAAAGTCAAGCATTTTAAATGTGTTATTTCGCCTTAATCAATTCTCCGGAGGTCATATTTTGGTCGATGGAGTAAATATTGCTAATATTTTATTAAGAGACCTTCATTCCCATTTCTCTGTTGTTCCACAGCCTCCATTTCTTTTTGAAGGATCTTTAAG AACTGCTCCTGCTCTAGTTGTTGGATGGCCTCCAATTAGATCATTTAGGAAGAATATTGCAAGTAGCACTTCGTCAAAATTGAAAGTTGAGCCCAAGCAACAGAATGTAGCTCCAACACAGAAGAGTACCAGTAAAAAGCAGGTAGAAATTAGTTGTAGAGGATTGTTTGTGAAGATCAATATGGATGGAGTCCCAATTGGAAGAAAAGTCGATCTTAAAGCTTATGATAGCTACGATAAACTATCTCGTGCAGTTGATGAACTTTTTAGAGGTCTCTTAGCAG CTCAAAGAGATCCTTGTGATGACCAAATCCAGAACAGCGACAAGAGGGAAGCGTTAATTACAGGGTTATTAGATGGAAGAGGGGAATATACGCTTTTGTACGAAGACAATGAAGGAGACAGGATGCTTGTTGGAGATGTACCATGGCA CATGTTTGTACACACTGTCAAGAGGCTACGCGTACTGAAAAGCTCTGAACTTCCTTCACTATATT CTGGTAGTAAAGGGGAAGAAAGGAACCTGTCTGATGCTGCATTGAAAAAACAAAGAG gtaaacaaaatcagtaa
- the LOC141684710 gene encoding auxin-responsive protein IAA26-like isoform X2 produces MSGGYKEPNSQNGIVGRTGAGKSSILNVLFRLNQFSGGHILVDGVNIANILLRDLHSHFSVVPQPPFLFEGSLRTAPALVVGWPPIRSFRKNIASSTSSKLKVEPKQQNVAPTQKSTSKKQVEISCRGLFVKINMDGVPIGRKVDLKAYDSYDKLSRAVDELFRGLLAAQRDPCDDQIQNSDKREALITGLLDGRGEYTLLYEDNEGDRMLVGDVPWHMFVHTVKRLRVLKSSELPSLYSGSKGEERNLSDAALKKQRGSLLSG; encoded by the exons ATGAGTGGAGGATATAAAGAGCCTAATTCTCAG AATGGAATTGTTGGCAGAACAGGTGCTGGAAAGTCAAGCATTTTAAATGTGTTATTTCGCCTTAATCAATTCTCCGGAGGTCATATTTTGGTCGATGGAGTAAATATTGCTAATATTTTATTAAGAGACCTTCATTCCCATTTCTCTGTTGTTCCACAGCCTCCATTTCTTTTTGAAGGATCTTTAAG AACTGCTCCTGCTCTAGTTGTTGGATGGCCTCCAATTAGATCATTTAGGAAGAATATTGCAAGTAGCACTTCGTCAAAATTGAAAGTTGAGCCCAAGCAACAGAATGTAGCTCCAACACAGAAGAGTACCAGTAAAAAGCAGGTAGAAATTAGTTGTAGAGGATTGTTTGTGAAGATCAATATGGATGGAGTCCCAATTGGAAGAAAAGTCGATCTTAAAGCTTATGATAGCTACGATAAACTATCTCGTGCAGTTGATGAACTTTTTAGAGGTCTCTTAGCAG CTCAAAGAGATCCTTGTGATGACCAAATCCAGAACAGCGACAAGAGGGAAGCGTTAATTACAGGGTTATTAGATGGAAGAGGGGAATATACGCTTTTGTACGAAGACAATGAAGGAGACAGGATGCTTGTTGGAGATGTACCATGGCA CATGTTTGTACACACTGTCAAGAGGCTACGCGTACTGAAAAGCTCTGAACTTCCTTCACTATATT CTGGTAGTAAAGGGGAAGAAAGGAACCTGTCTGATGCTGCATTGAAAAAACAAAGAGGTAGTTTATTATCAGGTTAA